The following coding sequences lie in one Paroedura picta isolate Pp20150507F chromosome 10, Ppicta_v3.0, whole genome shotgun sequence genomic window:
- the LOC143819777 gene encoding uncharacterized protein LOC143819777, whose translation MDAARSTRPRTAPAASNSNSSSPPASARPQRDSAFWQLLALLAEEPDLRWLGWVLRQRQEGAAHAESTPPPTPRSRTRPDFAATFRDEEQEQEEEEEDLADQAEAPPAGGATGGDVCPAHHCPLCSGLACQHFGPWPLEALSLVERSAHPRMWKIYQRGLVRFLRYREEADLSSIWPIPKEQVRGFLVALDYRHLPSPKILGYLAGLSHISRMFHFPDPLQDFVVSRMVMAIHRRGDVQRSGCTPVTLELLRCLVGAVESVAGTFYNRLLFRATFILAWFAALRPEELVAEDSASLHPALLRLGDFRFAEDTIDVQLRVLGDNQERFAFRLVRSKEPWLCPVLALSNYLEARPRREGPFFLCGNGEPLTKGLFLSVLEPTLRLLGLLPQQFSLQSFWLGSLITAVKSRLPNELILRLARQPNRGPPQQ comes from the exons ATGGACGCCGCCCGCAGCACCCGCCCCCGCACCGCCCCCGCCGCCAGCAatagcaacagcagcagccccccagcCTCGGCGAGGCCCCAGCGCGACTCCGCTTTCTGGCAGCTCCTGGCGCTGCTGGCCGAGGAGCCGGACCTgcgctggctgggctgggtgctTCGCCAGAGGCAAGAGGGCGCCGCACACGCCGAAAGCACGCCGCCACCGACGCCGCGCAGCCGCACTCGCCCCGACTTTGCCGCCACTTTCCGCGacgaggagcaggagcaggaggaagaggaggaggacctCGCCGACCAGGCGGAAGCGCCACCTGCCGGAGGAGCCACGGGAGGAGACGTCTGCCCCGCCCACC ATTGCCCGCTTTGTAGCGGCCTAGCCTGCCAACATTTTGGTCCCTGGCCTCTAGAAGCGCTGAGCTTAGTGGAGCGCTCAGCCCACCCCAGGATGTGGAAAATATACCAACGGGGCCTGGTCCGGTTTCTCCGTTACAGAGAAGAAGCTGACCTCTCATCCATCTGGCCTATTCCAAAGGAGCAGGTCAGAGGCTTTTTGGTGGCTCTGGACTACAGGCACTTGCCTTCACCCAAGATCCTGGGATACCTGGCGGGACTTTCGCACATATCCCGGATGTTCCACTTCCCAGATCCCCTCCAAGACTTTGTTGTGTCTCGCATGGTGATGGCTATACACAGGCGGGGGGACGTTCAAAGGAGCGGCTGTACCCCAGTCACCTTAGAGCTGCTGCGATGCCTGGTAGGAGCAGTGGAAAGCGTGGCCGGCACTTTCTACAACCGCCTCTTGTTCCGGGCCACCTTCATATTGGCCTGGTTTGCGGCGCTGAGGCCGGAGGAATTGGTGGCAGAAGATTCTGCTTCTCTACACCCAGCGCTCTTGCGTCTGGGTGACTTTCGGTTTGCTGAGGACACAATTGACGTTCAGCTGCGGGTTCTAGGAGACAACCAAGAGAGGTTTGCGTTTCGTTTGGTTCGGTCAAAGGAGCCATGGCTGTGTCCTGTCCTGGCCCTTTCCAATTACTTAGAGGCAAGGCCACGAAGGGAAGGACCTTTCTTCCTTTGTGGCAACGGGGAGCCCTTGACCAAGGGGCTGTTCTTGTCCGTCTTGGAACCTACCCTGCGGCTTCTTGGTCTTCTTCCGCAGCAGTTCAGCCTGCAATCCTTTTGGCTGGGATCTCTCATAACAGCAGTGAAGTCTCGATTACCAAATGAACTGATTCTGCGTCTGGCAAGGCAGCCTAACAGAGGCCCTCCACAACAGTAA